One window of Sinorhizobium fredii NGR234 genomic DNA carries:
- a CDS encoding universal stress protein: MSYKTILVVIGISQFESDLRAAANLCASDGAHLSVLPIKIATLPPVGDFAAMSAAWLDERASDIEDLGKAVKEARNVLYGLGVSHDVVGRYAESMWLEHDLGERARYADVTVIGSSLRSDERLRAGVVEGALFHSARPVLLAADLQSATLRPRKVLLAWNASIESARAAREALDVMRNAERVNVVLVDPKPASGAASGKSGGEPGADIAAYLARHGIKVTVDRLPGAGLRVEDVLNQHALDTSADLIVMGAYGHSRIREKVFGGVTKAMIDVPVVPVLMVR; this comes from the coding sequence ATGTCCTACAAAACCATTCTCGTTGTCATTGGCATCAGCCAATTCGAAAGTGATCTTCGGGCAGCAGCAAATCTTTGCGCATCGGACGGCGCGCATCTTTCGGTTCTGCCTATCAAGATCGCCACCTTGCCGCCGGTGGGAGACTTCGCGGCCATGTCGGCCGCCTGGCTTGACGAAAGGGCCAGCGACATCGAAGACCTTGGCAAGGCCGTCAAGGAAGCCAGGAACGTGCTCTACGGCCTTGGAGTATCCCACGATGTGGTTGGACGATACGCCGAGTCGATGTGGCTCGAGCACGATCTCGGAGAACGGGCGCGGTATGCCGATGTCACCGTGATCGGCTCGAGCTTGAGAAGCGACGAGCGACTGCGGGCCGGCGTCGTAGAAGGCGCTCTCTTCCACTCAGCGCGACCGGTCCTGCTCGCCGCCGATCTCCAATCGGCGACCTTGCGGCCGAGAAAAGTTCTCCTGGCATGGAACGCGAGCATCGAATCGGCACGGGCGGCCCGCGAAGCGCTGGATGTGATGAGAAACGCCGAGAGGGTGAATGTCGTTCTGGTCGATCCAAAGCCGGCTTCGGGGGCAGCTTCGGGCAAGAGCGGCGGAGAGCCGGGCGCCGATATTGCCGCCTATCTCGCGCGTCACGGTATCAAAGTGACTGTCGATCGGCTGCCCGGCGCCGGACTCCGCGTCGAGGACGTTCTCAACCAGCATGCGCTCGACACGTCGGCGGACCTGATCGTGATGGGTGCCTACGGGCACTCGCGCATCCGCGAAAAGGTGTTCGGCGGCGTGACGAAGGCGATGATCGACGTCCCGGTTGTCCCGGTGTTGATGGTGCGATGA
- the ubiV gene encoding ubiquinone anaerobic biosynthesis protein UbiV, whose translation MNTGKPTLTLGPVPYLWEGEKWRDFYFRMADEAPVHRVIIGETVCSKRLHFTEPHLSAVIERLESAGKHVVLSTLALVTLERESQYIRSLVADSPFPIEANDLSALALLEGKPHSIGPFINVYNAATARLLARRGASNICLPPELPASSIAEIAAGTPDIALEVLAFGRMPLAISARCAHARAKGHIKDNCQFVCAEDPDGLLVKTLDRQSFLALNGVQTVSFTCQALLTELLDLVSIGVSRFRLSPQDCDMVAVASLYDDVLNGRTDAEGGIARLRQLYPAAPLSNGFHHGQEGAAWVARARNIGHRGAE comes from the coding sequence ATGAATACCGGTAAACCCACGCTGACGCTCGGTCCCGTTCCCTACCTCTGGGAGGGGGAGAAGTGGCGGGACTTCTATTTTCGGATGGCCGACGAGGCGCCGGTGCACCGCGTAATCATCGGTGAAACCGTCTGCTCGAAGCGGCTGCACTTCACCGAACCGCATCTGTCGGCGGTGATCGAGCGGCTGGAGTCGGCAGGAAAGCATGTCGTCCTTTCCACCCTCGCCCTCGTGACGCTCGAACGCGAGAGCCAATACATCCGTTCCCTCGTCGCCGACAGCCCCTTTCCGATCGAGGCCAACGACCTTTCCGCCCTCGCCTTGCTCGAAGGCAAGCCCCATTCGATCGGGCCGTTCATCAATGTCTATAACGCGGCGACGGCCCGGCTGCTGGCAAGGCGGGGTGCGTCGAACATATGCTTGCCGCCCGAACTGCCCGCAAGCTCGATCGCCGAGATCGCCGCCGGGACACCGGACATCGCGCTCGAAGTGCTCGCCTTCGGGCGAATGCCGCTCGCCATTTCCGCGCGCTGTGCGCATGCTCGCGCCAAAGGGCACATCAAGGACAATTGCCAGTTCGTCTGCGCCGAGGACCCCGATGGTTTGCTGGTGAAGACTCTCGACCGTCAGTCCTTCCTCGCCCTTAATGGCGTGCAGACAGTCTCATTCACCTGCCAGGCCCTGCTAACCGAACTGCTGGACCTCGTCTCGATCGGTGTCAGCCGCTTCCGGCTGTCGCCGCAGGATTGCGACATGGTGGCGGTCGCCAGCCTCTACGACGACGTTCTAAACGGCCGCACCGATGCCGAAGGCGGTATTGCGCGGCTTCGGCAGCTCTATCCCGCGGCCCCGCTTTCAAACGGATTTCACCACGGCCAGGAAGGCGCCGCCTGGGTGGCCCGCGCCCGCAACATTGGACACCGGGGAGCGGAATGA
- a CDS encoding MerR family transcriptional regulator translates to MEKSPDAFRTISEVADELDLPQHVLRFWETRFQQIKPMKRGGGRRYYRPEDVDLLKGIRHLLYDHGYTIKGVQKLLKANGNKFVAAIASGDLATVEALAASSHEEPPAPKIGVADEDQIVGRAKAPASRRFFSFGAGSDDAEISIGKASVGKEDRALLQEALYDLLECKRLLDQVR, encoded by the coding sequence CATTCCGCACCATCAGCGAGGTCGCAGACGAACTCGATCTGCCCCAGCACGTGTTGCGGTTCTGGGAGACGCGTTTCCAGCAGATCAAGCCGATGAAGCGTGGCGGCGGCCGGCGCTACTACCGGCCCGAGGACGTCGATCTGCTCAAGGGCATTCGCCACCTGCTCTATGATCACGGCTACACGATCAAGGGCGTGCAGAAGCTTCTGAAGGCCAATGGCAACAAGTTCGTCGCCGCGATCGCGAGCGGCGATCTGGCCACCGTCGAGGCGCTTGCGGCGTCCAGCCATGAAGAGCCGCCCGCGCCGAAGATCGGTGTCGCCGATGAAGATCAGATCGTCGGCCGCGCCAAGGCCCCTGCTAGCCGGCGCTTCTTCTCATTTGGGGCCGGCAGCGACGATGCTGAAATTTCGATCGGCAAGGCCTCTGTCGGCAAAGAGGACCGGGCGCTCCTGCAGGAAGCGCTCTATGATCTTCTCGAGTGCAAACGCCTGCTCGACCAGGTGCGGTAG